In Pangasianodon hypophthalmus isolate fPanHyp1 chromosome 1, fPanHyp1.pri, whole genome shotgun sequence, the genomic window acagatgtgtgtgtgtgtgtgagagagagagtgtgtgtgtgtgtgtgagagagagagtgtgtgtgtgtgtgtgagagagagagtgtgtgtgtgtgtgtgagagagagagtgtgtgtgtgtgtgtgtgagagagagagtgtgtgtgtgtgtgtgtgtgtgtgtgagagagagagagtgtgtgtgtgtgtgtgtgtgagagagtgtgtgtgtgtgtgtgtgtgtgagagagagagagtgtgtgtgtgtgtgtgtgtgtgagagagagagagtgtgtgtgtgagagagagagagtgtgtgtgagagagagagagtgtgtgtgagagagagagagtgtgtgtgagagagagagagtgtgtgtgagagagagagagtgtgtgtgagagagagagagtgtgtgtgtgtgtgtgtgtgagagagagagagtgtgtgtgtgtgtgtgtgtgtgtgtgtgtgtgtgtgtgtgtgtgtgtgtgtgtgtgtgtgtgtgagagagagagagagagagagagtgtgtgtgtgagagagagagagagtgtgtgtgtgagagagagagagagtgtgtgtgtgagagagagagagagagagagagagagtgtgtgtgtgagagagagagagagagagtgtgtgtgtgtgtgtgtgtgtgtgtgtgagagagagagagagagagagagagagagagagtgtgtgtgtgtgtgtgtgtgtgtgtgtgagagagagagagtgagagacttTCTAATCTTCAACATCAACGGAAAAAcattaagtttttttatttaacataccGTTGTAGGCCAATTTTTCGACTCGCagtctttgctttttttctccctctttttgccaaaaaccattaaaaatgccatttttgaccattttcagCCGCAATTCCCTAAAATCCCTAAAAACTTAAATGTCTGTTAATATAGGAGAGATCCAAACACCTGCTcagatcattccagattcatgtcAGCTGGCTCTTCTCCTGTTTTGTTTGGGAGAAAAAGCTCTTTTGCTctgtttttgagtgataactcatggCAGGGCTGGTAACACAATATAATGGCCGTAAATCGTTATATGGTGCAAGCGTAATGATGGCCGTTACATCATGTCTACCAACCACACCACATTTCTGCAGTGAGAGCCAGTAGAAGTGCACAAGAATTACACAAAGCACTCTCTGAATTCTCGTATAATATTTACAAACTCATCAACCCAGGTAAGCTAGTCCTGTCTCATGAGGTgaatatattaatgttaaatacagaTGAAATTAATAatgtacagttgaggtcaaaagtttccatccccctttcagaatctgcaaaatgtttattattttaccaaaataagaggatcatacagaatgcatgttattgtttatttagtgctgacctgaataagatatttcacataaaagatgtttacataaagtccacaagagaaaataatagttgaatttataaaaatgaccccgttcaaaagtttacatccccttgattcttaatactgtgttgttacctgaatgatccacagctgtgtttttttgtttactgatagttgttcatgagtctcttgtttgtcctgaacagttaaactgcctgctgttcttcagaaaaatccttcaggtcccacaaattctttggttttccagcattttttgtgtatttgaaccctttccaacaatgactgtatgattttgagatccatcttttcacactgaggacaactgagggactcatatacaactattacagaaggttcaaatgctcactgatgctccagaataaaaacatgcattaagacccggggggtgaaaacttttgaacagaatggagatgtgtacatttttcttattttgcctaaatatcgtattgtgttcatttagtactgcccttcagagcctacagaagatagttacatgtttcccagaagacaaaataagttaaatttaccctgatcttcaaattcaaaaagttttcacccccccggctcttaatgcatgttttttccttctggagcatcagtgagtgtttgaaccttctgtaatagttgcatatgagtccctcagtcgtcctcagtgtgaaaagatggatctcaaaatcatacagtcattgttggatagggttcaaatacacaaaaatgctggaaaaccaaagaatttgtgggagctgaaggatttttctgaagaacagcaggcagtttaactgttcaggacaaacaagggactcaggaacaactatcagtaaacaaaaaaacacagctgtggatcattcaggtaacaacacagtattaagaattaaggggatgtaaacttttgaacggggtcatttttataaattcaactattattttctcttgtggactttatgtaaacatcttttatgtgaaatatcttattcaggtcagcactaaataaacaataacatgcattttgtatgatcctcttattttcgtaaaataataaacattttgcagggggatgtaaacttttgacctcaactgtatgtatTCCACAGCAGTCccaaggtgttgattaactttccGTAACAGcgtggctctgacagtagtgcaggtcgTAATTTAAAAAGgaaggtgtgtattaatatgCTCATTCAGAAGCATTGTTTTTGGAGTAAGAAACGAGTCTCGGGTGTTGACGCTTGAAGTTTTTCACTACGTGAGTCTTCAGGACTtcactttctgttttttggtaacatgacaagatggaGTTTTTGTCTCTTAGTGATTTTGAGTAAAAAGGCTCGTGAGGAATCGACTATTCATAGCttctgtaacataagtgatgtAATATACACGGATATGtataatgtacatatatactatacaatacataACATGCAGTTACAGCTGCTTCATATTTACTTTAAGGTGTGGGTTTgagatttttaataaacataagTGCACATGGACCcacatacaaatataatatCTGAGtaaatggaaggaaaaaaggcactatgcatttatttattaataaatgagcatttatttatgattacaATCAGCGTAGTAGAGATCAGAGCTAGTCACGTGTGGCGCTTGCCGTAATCGGACAGTGTTGTGGTGTTTCTGTTGTTTGATTATTAATGAAACAGTGGTTAAAAAAGGTTTGTAATCAAGCTGCTATATTGTTATAAAACTCTGCAGTTATTTTTGCAGCGGTTTCTGTCACACTTGTCTCAGTGCTACCACATTCAGGTACTCCTGAGTTCAAATATTTCTACATTGCTCTTATTTTTATATCCTAGTCTCTGAGACTGGTTGGTAATTTAAGATGAAAATGTTAAATACCTGCCCAAAAAAATTTGAGTTGTCAAtcattaaaaaagagagagagagagagagaaagggcttttaaaattatattaactcGCACTTAGTGAAGTGGCCCTGTTTAGAAAGGGCTGTTTTGGGGAAAACTCTGCTTATCCACACCCAAAAGTCAAATACCTGATCTCTAAGAGATGgtatcaaaaacaaaaataaaatacaagtacAGTCCTGACCATTAACATTTCAGAGATAATTATAGAGCAAGTATTTTTCCtctataaatgaaaatgtggtATGGATACGACTGGGGGATAGGAAGAGGATCTTATCACGATATGGATAACTTCATATCATGAAATGATAAACCTCATGATACgtgtagaaaaaaatggatCTATACAAAATACCTGCATGAATTCCTGATGGTCTGTGGCATACCTTACAGATGACCATCTTCTGGTCATTTGTTATACTCAAACAAGTCCAAACTCCTGTACTTTTAGTTGGGCTGATGCTTGTGGGGATTTTTTTGCTCTGTCACGCTCCTCTATActtgtttttgttacagcacACCACTAGTAGCTCCTAGCTCCGACGTTAGTGATGTAAATCAGCTGCCGAAAAGTGGCTTTTGTGACCCTGATGATCTAGGAAAATATCCATCAATAcacatttttctctcattctatGATCTCTAGCGCCATATCGAACCTCCTAGGTATTGGTAGGATTGGACGTCTTGAAGAGTTAggtgtgttttttattaaatgattgCATCTTAGAATAAATTATTTCCAACGATATTAATATTTAGTGACCTGACTAGCATGATTTCACTGCAAGAAGCACTTTTCATTTAGCAGAGTAACACACTGTGACTTTTGAAGTCATGTTTGTTGCTGCTGTCTGGCtcatgtatgtttttatatatatatatatgtttgaaatgtttctAGACTTTTGAGCTGCCATGCCTGCGAAAAAAGCTgtgaagaggagaaaagagagtgagactgaggACTCATCcctgaaaaaagtgaaaggtaCTGCTGTTTAAATGGATAATTCCTTTATTATACAACACTGATGCACTTAGTTTTTGTAgagatgttttttcttcatggaaatgcggagggaaaaaaataccTTCAGAACAAGATCTGAGTGAAATCTCTCGCTCTGGTGTGTGAATGTAGTCTCTCACAGGAGTCACAGTCAGGAGAAGGGCCTGGTCCTGGTTCTTGGGCAGGGAGACGTGGGACAGCTAGGTCTGGGTGAAGATGTGCTTGAGAGGAAGAAACCAGCAATGGTGACTCTTCCAGAGGGCATTGTGCAGGCTGTTGCAGGAGGCATGCACACAGTGTGCCTCAGTGACACAGGCAATGTATGCTTCTTCAAAAGTTCATGCCACCATAATTTAAGGATTGAGCTTGTTCTCTTTAAggtcatgttttaatatttttccgTTTGTTGCAGATCTACACATTTGGCTGTAATGATGAGGGCGCTCTGGGCAGGGATACCTCCGAGGAGGGCTCTGAGATGGTGCCAGGGAAGGTGGAGTTAGCGGAGAAGGTAGTGCAGGTATCTGCAGGTGACAGCCACACTGCCGCTCTCACAGAAGATGGAACCGTCTTCATCTGGGGATCCTTCAGGGTGAGCCAACTTTAAACTAAGGTTTTTCCTGTTGAAACTACACAGAAAATCTGCTTAAAATCTAGTTTTTATAATAGGTGTGCCCAATTACAGTCTTGGAATCCTGGACAATTTTGAGATTTCTCCTCTTGAAGACCTCTGATTGAGCTCACCAGTTTACAAGGCTTAGTGGTTGTCAGAGCTGGGAGCTCAAACTGTTGGATGATGGCCTTCCAAGACTGTTATTGAGCAccctgtatttttattttctactaTTCACATCAATTAAATAGTGATCTTCTCTAAAGTTTGGAAGGCCAACATCAAGATTGGTTTATGGCAGTAtcacttttatatttttgtaggTTTGAAATCATTAGCTACAGTATATATGCAGGGTAAATGTTGGTAAACCTTTTATGCACCATATCCTtgtggtatttttttaatacactgaaatgcatttcatttttttttttcttcctcacagGATAACAATGGTATCATTGGCCTCATTGAGCCGATGAAAAAATGTTCCTTGCCTATCAAAGTCCCCTTAgacagtgctgtggtaaaaaTAGCTTCAGGTGAGGTTTGTCAGCTTGTTCGTCATAGGCTAAATGAAAAGTTATGATTGTTTTTGTTACTAATGAAGCTTTATCATTGGTCTGCTATAAAGGAAATGATCACCTAGTAATGCTTACTGTGAATGGAGCCCTTTACACTTCTGGCTGTGGAGAGCAGGGTCAGCTGGGAAGAGTACCTGAGTGCTTTGCCAACCGAGGGGGCAGAAAGGGGTTAAGTAcgtgttgccttttttttttttttttttttttttttttcctgtgagtTATGTAGGATTAAGCAGTGACTCCTTTTCTAACAAATAGGCTTGCAGTTGATTCTTTATTCCCTCTGTTTCCCCCACTATTGAAGTGAGGTTGCTGGTGCCGCAGATGGTCACGGTGAAGCCTCGAGGGAAGGTCCAGTTTACTGACGTCTTCTGTGGGGCATACTTCACATTTGCCATATCGAAAGATGGTCATGTCTATGGTTTTGGTCTCACCAACTATCACCAGCTGGGTACGTTATCTGTTACATTATCCCCAGAAATCAACATCAAAAATTCATTAGTACTACAGTTCTGGAAAATGATGTCCTCACTGGCACTTTCTGCACATTTgcacatgcatttttaaatctcTCATTTTCAAGGACACTAACGAACACAAAGTTAAGTGTAGAGGAAACAACAGGATCACCCAACTAAACTTTATTGCTGGAAACACAAAGCTTTAAAGCTGTATTTAATCAGTCTTCTACCATTTATTGTAATGGTTTTGTTTTCAGGTACCGCAAGCACAAGCACATGCTTTGTTCCTGTAAAGCTCACTGCTTTCAAAAATTCCACGACCTCCTGGATCGGCTTCTCTGGTGGACAACACCACACTGTCTGCTTGGACTCTGAAGGTAAATACACACTTTAAACACGGATTGTCCACCACCTTCAAAACACTACACATACaggactgtgcaaaagtcttaggcaccctatatttttttttttaagtaaagatAGATtatttgttatagatgtttattttctgatgtctacattactgattcagtacaaaaccattttagattgcaaacattagttttccagcacaaaatgaaatgttacagaaaaatgtttgtatgtcagtaaagaaagcagcagattccataagagacacttttcagataaaaacataatgaaggctgctgggtttcgctgcagaaataagaagcgagtcgacagtcaaagtctccagaagaactgtggctgcttctgcaagatgctcagtaacacttccagctcatttccttataaaactgcacacactgcacctcagatactgctttattttaaaagcgaaggatcatcacaccaaatattgactttgtttcatttattactgtttactgctctttataggatttgttttaatgtagaaacatttaatttcattatttttgaaggcatctttgctctacagcatttctttgcatgtgcctaagacttttgcacagtactgtatacatacTACAGTTGTTCAAGGATGAATAAAAccgctaatttaaaaaatcttgagCGTCAATTTGAGTTGTTTGCTTGCAGGGCAGGTTTACAGTCTTGGCCGGGCTGAGTATGGGCGTCTGGGCCTGGGAGAGGGTGTGACGGAAAAGAGTGAGCCCACAGCAGTTACGGGAATCTCCAGGGCCTGTGTGGTAGCGtgtggagcatctgtgagctatGCAGTCACTAAAGAAGGTTGGTGGGACACAAGGGGCACAATCATTTTAGGTGTTACAAGTTAGGTGTAAATGTTTGGATAAGCCAAACTGAACGGAAAAAatttccaccagatttacaaaagtttttgtaacactgatttatttatttatttattgtattcaCTTGCGCATGTTGTTGAATGCCAGTCACCCCTAAAGTGCAAAGTGCGTTTAGTGACTCTcacaaaacaacataaaagaCAAAGCTCATAACATGAATAGGAACAAAGCATGTGTTTGTCACTAAACAGCAGGAAAAAAGAAGtaagtgaagaaaaaatacatatatctAATGCACCCAGGTGGTCATGGACcccaagcacatcacacaggaaAAAAGCTTTATgtatctgtttgttttatatcCAGAGTGTCTCGGCAACTGTCTGTCGTCTGTCTATCGCACACCAACGCGGCCTCCCTGATGAGCATGAGTCATAAAGAAAGCAGTGATTGCACATAGCACACTAGGAGTATAAGAAACATCACAGATTGAAACATACCAGATCGGTTACATATTGGTCCCTTAGTGCTGGCTGTAGTaaagtgttaataaataaagtgttgtacagcattaaaagaagatgctgtGGCAAAAGGAACGGACTTACACACCATCTGAGCCTTTTATGTAGCACTATTTCTTAATTGAatggatttatatttatggctTGTTATCTTTAtcttcatttttactgtttctACAACTTTCTTTAAATTTGCgtaattagatttaattaattttttaaacttgttaTAAAAGTGAGTTGAAGCCAGTCAGTTGAGGTTTAGTCTTATGCTAAAATTTACAGAAACTCAGGAGCACAAGTGGGATGCAGATGATGGGTTTTTTtgtgggattttcatgaataccaaatttcttgtttaaatgcacttaataaatctgttcatactTGATAAATGATCCATGTTATATGATATTTAATCCCGCTGTATGTGATGATGAAAACTGAGATCAATGTCTGGGATATAAGAACCGTGAAAACCAGCTTCTTGTCTGTATTGTTCAAACCTTGCTTTATTTTGTAGTGAGTGTCAGTATATTGTCTTTTTCCCTCCTCTCTTTGTGTACATCACAGGCTCTGTATATGCCTGGGGCATGGGCACCAACCTGCAGCTGGGCACAGGAGATGAAGATGACGCTTGGAGCCCAGTGGAGATGGTGGGCAAGCAGCTGGAGAACAGGGttgttctgtctgtctccagTGGAGGGCAGCACACAGTCTTACTGGTCAAAGACAAGCAAGAGAGCTGATATTAAACCCAAATGCTGAAAGCTGAGCTGTACTACTGTTCTGGTGGTAATTGTAAAAATATAGCTTGATCTGGGATACTGGGGGAAATTTGGGGTTGCTTAAACTTCCTGTACTGTACCGAGCTAGTTGGTTAGGCAAGATTGGAGATGTGTGATGAGGTAAAGATGGGTGGGTCTCATCTGATTAAACGTTTCTCCCACTTTGTGGAGAGCCCAAGCATTCACTGGGTGCGTTCCAGCAGATCATGATCAAAAAgactattttttaaaacctgtatttttgcttctttttcttaATTCTTTTTAATGCGAATCGGTAGTAAGCATTGTGATGATTGCCAGCTGTGAGTAAAcgtatgtatgtaatgtattgATAGTTTAAACAGAGGTTTTAGGAAGTTTCCCTGCAATGGGattttaaagttaatatttttgccCAGAGTAATACATATGTACGGTGGCTGCAGCTGCAAagtgttctttacatttttacaggAAAAGAAGTTTGTTTGGTATTGCTGTAATTTGCAGTATTCAACAGTTTTCcttaaaatgcaaatacaaattgTTGATTGCATCCATGATGTGCTTGCCCTGTGGgaactgtaataaaaatttaAGTCTTTACAGAGTTTTGTTAATGAATTTTGCTCAGGAAAGATGACACAACTCGTCAGAAAGCCCTCTGTGACTGTCAGTACTGATGGTGTTTATCTGCTGTTGCTAATCAAACCAACCCCATTTTACAACAGATCACATGCTAATTTTGTTTAGTCtatttaaatgacatttctaaTGGTATGCTGAGTTACTTGCTGCCtggttttaatattaattaaatattaatatttaatttcatatcgCATTTCCTTACAAAGCAAAACATCAGGTGTATGCAGAGTATTATACAGAGTTTCCAATTCACATTAGCTGTAATTTACCATTATGGTCATAATGACAAACAATTTAACATTGATTTCGAGTCAACGTTTGAATTTGGGTGATTTATGAAGTAATGGTGTGAGAGTCTAAATGAACAGTCATGCTGCAGGAGGAGATTACATCGAAAATGTTCGTAAAATGCCGTGATGATACTGAAGTTGTTTCAGAACAGTGGattaatatttctgaatttCACATCGATCCAAATCTGGGTTTCAAGAGTGAAATGCATTGTGTGCTTTCTGCCGAGTTTCACAGCGAGTCGTGCAGGGACTCGACAGCTCAAAAGCCCTTGTAGGTTCATTCTGTCTAAAACCTTTGAAATGCTAACAGCCTCTTATGTAAGCACTTAACTGGCCTCCATAATTTTTCCCTGTGCTGATATTTTGGTGATCTCTTCCACTGTTATTCTGTTTCTGTTGCCAACAAAAATTCATACGTTCAGTACttgctctttatttatttatttttttaaacaagaagtGGCTTTTGTAGCTATTCCATTAACAGCTTTTTATTCAGCATTATCCTTTCTTGATAACCACAAATTTCTACTGAATAAGTGAGGCTTAATGGAGATTGGGAAAGATGGATTGATGTGGCCAGTACTTGGTAGAACCATTGTGGAGATGTTTTCAGGATGATTTTCCAGCATACCGCCAAACAGTTTCTCATATGGCTGTGTCCATGCCCTTGTGAACAACTTCTCTCATCTGAGCTGTGAgtctctccagctcctccagagTTACTCTTGGCCCCTTggttgcttttgttttgtttttttgtttttttgcgcTGAATGTCCTCTTACCAGGTCACCGGCATTTGGCGTACCGCCTCCTCTGGGCAGAGTCTTGGTTGTGCtatattcttttcatttttagtaaTGAATGTAATGGTGCTCTGCAGGCTTTTCAAAGGGtaggatatttttttataatttaaaaaaattccttcaAGGAACAGGTCTTTTTATGTTTGTAAGGTGGCTCTTTAATTGCTCAGAGGTGAGCTCCATTAATGTAATTGACTTATGATGGAAGCTGGTTGGACCAATATGAAAGTTTCACAGCAATGAGGATGAATACGTATGTGATCACTTatgcaaaaacttttttttttttttttaaataaatttgaaagaaTTTACAAACTACCACGATCATGCTGCACTTCAGTATTACTGGCAGTTTTTTGAAGATTAATCCCATTAAAccaaaatacaatttataaatacaatatatactcactgtctactttattaggaacacctgtacactgctcattcatgcagttatccagtcatgaggcagcagcacgatgcatcaaatcatgcagatacaggtcaagagcttcagttaatgttcacatcaaacatcagaatggggaaaagtgggatctgtgactttaactatggcatggttgttggttggtttgagtatttcagaggCAGGAGAtggaagtgaaaaacaaaaacatcctgtgagtggagggtctgcaggctgaaacaccttgctgatgagggCGATCAGAGGATAATGACCACACTGGCctgaactgacaggaagtctacagtaactcgaATAAGCATTCTACAACaacagtgagcagaaaagcatctcagcatgcacaacttcaaaccttgaggtggaaaggctataacagcagacggccacatcaggttctactcctgttAGCCAGGAACAAGAATTTCAGgcatcatgagcacagacttgccaaaactaaacagaaatttttttttttcccctccttccctaatcttcagctgtccctGTTTGGGCGAGTCTGtagcccatgatagcctcagattcttgttcctGGCTGCcaggagtagaacctgatgtggtcgtCTGCAGTTGTAGCCtttccacctcaaggttcgaagttttgtgcatgctgagatgcttttctgctcaccacggttgtaaagagtgattgagttactatatccttcctggtaGCTAAAAACCAATCtgaccattttcctctgacctctctcttatcaacaaggcgtttccacccacagaactcttgctcatttaatgttttttgtttttcacaccattctgtgtaaactctagagactgtgtgtgaaattcccaggagatcagcaggttctgaaatactcaaaccagcccatctggcaccaacaaccatgccatggttaaagccattgatttttttttttttccccccattctgatgtttgatgtgttaactgaagctcttgacctgtatctgcatgacttcaTGCATGGTGGCTGATTGcgtaaatgagcaggtgtactggtgttcctaataaagtggatggtgattGTAAATACACCTGTTCGAAGGCAGGGTGAACACTTTGCAAGGCACAGTATGTCTAAGATTTAGATATTTTATCTGTAGTAATAGTATTGCCATTAACCTTTTTTCCATAGAGAATTTGAATAACTAATAATCACCAAATTGTTAAACGATGGTATACGCTTCTATAGAAACCATCAGTCTAGTTTCAAAATTACTTCTGTAAAAATCATATTTGATTGCTGCAGTGCTGGAGACCTAATTACATTACTGACAGTACTTGGGTCCATGCTTCAGACTCTAAGAATTTGgagaaaatgagatttttttctctaacctattaaaaaaaagggttttttttatcccaCAAGCTAAAACCCACAGCAGAGGATCAAAAGACAGATGTGAGCAGAGGGCTTAATTCACTCCCTCATGCCTGATTGTTTGAAGAACTTCTCAAATAGGTTATGTTGTAAACAATACTATATTGATAAAGAAGATATTTTGTCTAGTTGTCATTCACTAGGATTCACCACCTGATTAGAAAATGAGATGCTTTTTCctgttcagcaagaaaaaaaagctactgAATCCATTGCGCCTGAGTAATTTTTCCTTTTGTAGTAAAATATTGGACTCTGTCACTCTCTTGCttccatttatttatgcttACATTTTCactctcctgattggctgcagtTCCTGCCAATCATCATATAGTCAGTCTTTCATGCCTGAAGTGGGTATGATGATGTTTGACGTATCGGAGCTGGTGTATAATGTACATTCACAAATTTCCTTCCTATTTCAACTCGACACCCCCAGTACAGTGCTGACTGAACTTCTATAACAGGATTTTCACAATTCTGGAGCTTTGTATtctaaggatttttttttcagatcatgttggtgttttgtttgtttttacacaataaaatactGGCTTTTCATTGTTCACATTTGCATTTTCCCCTCTGTTTTACAATGTgaatttatacagacaaaaatgttcTTTGCATAAATCTGACAAggcattttggtgtttttggaccaagttatttttttttatccaagaATACCTAAAAACCATAAAATCTGACTAAATGGCACAATATTACCTTGTATTGTTTCCCCTGAGTTTATTCAGTTTGCTTAAATCAGTATGTTAGGCTATAATAATGTGatgttttgcagtgttttcatcagtgtttctgtctctgGTATGACCAGTAAGGGGCTATGTAAGGtgattctgtctctctctgtctctctctctctctctctctctctctct contains:
- the rcc1 gene encoding regulator of chromosome condensation, yielding MPAKKAVKRRKESETEDSSLKKVKVSHRSHSQEKGLVLVLGQGDVGQLGLGEDVLERKKPAMVTLPEGIVQAVAGGMHTVCLSDTGNIYTFGCNDEGALGRDTSEEGSEMVPGKVELAEKVVQVSAGDSHTAALTEDGTVFIWGSFRDNNGIIGLIEPMKKCSLPIKVPLDSAVVKIASGNDHLVMLTVNGALYTSGCGEQGQLGRVPECFANRGGRKGLMRLLVPQMVTVKPRGKVQFTDVFCGAYFTFAISKDGHVYGFGLTNYHQLGTASTSTCFVPVKLTAFKNSTTSWIGFSGGQHHTVCLDSEGQVYSLGRAEYGRLGLGEGVTEKSEPTAVTGISRACVVACGASVSYAVTKEGSVYAWGMGTNLQLGTGDEDDAWSPVEMVGKQLENRVVLSVSSGGQHTVLLVKDKQES